CGGCGAGTATCAGGTCGACGGGGCCAAGACCTTCGGGACCCTGAATTTCGGCGGCAGCACCGCGACCACGGTGAGTTTCGTTGTCAGCACAGCAGGAGATGTGTGACGTGGACGTTGAGATCGTCGGCAAGTTCCTGTCCACGCTGCCCGAGGACGACGACCACCCGTACCGGACCGGACCGTGGCGTCCCCAGACCACCGAATGGGACGCCGACCGCCTCACCGCCGTGGAGGGCGAAATCCCGCGCGACCTGGATGGCATCTACCTGCGCAACACCGAGAACCCGTTGCACCCGGCGCTCAAGACGTACCACCCGTTCGATGGCGACGGCATGCTACACATAGTGGGCTTTCGAGATGGAAAAGCCTTCTACCGCAACCGCTTCGTCCGCACCGACGGCTTTCTGGCGGAGAACGACGCCGGCGGGCCGCTGTGGCCGGGGCTGGCCGAGCCCGTGCAATTGGCCAAGCGCGAGGAGGGCTGGGGCGCTCGCACCCGGATGAAGGACGCGTCGAGCACCGACGTCATCGTCCACCGGGGCGTGGCGCTGACCAGCTTCTACCAGTGCGGCGACCTGTACCGGGTCGATCCGTATTCGGGTGAAACCCTGGGCAAGGAGAGCTGGAACGGCCGCTTCCCCACCGACTGGGGTGTGTCAGCGCACCCGAAAGTCGACAACAAGACGGGCGAACTGCTGTTCTTCAACTACAGCAAGCAGGACCCGTACATGCGGTACGGCGTCGTCGACCAGAGCAACGAGCTGGTCCACTACGTCGACATCCCCCTGCCCGGACCGCGGCTGCCGCATGACATGGCCTTCACCGAAAACTACATCATTCTCAACGATTTCCCGTTGTTCTGGGACCCCGCCCTGCTCGAGCATGACGTGCACGTGCCGCGCTTCTATCCCGACATGCCGTCGCGCTTCGCGATCCTCCCCCGCCGCGGTAAAACCGCCGACGTCCGATGGTTCGAGGCGGACCCCACGTTCGTGTTGCACTTCGTCAACGCCTACGAGGACGGCGACGAGATCGTGCTCGACGGTTTCTTCGAGGGCGATCCCTCCCCGGCCGACACCGAAGGATCTAAGTGGGACAAGCTGTTTCGGTTCCTGGCACTGGACCGCCTGCAGTCGCGGCTGCACCGGTGGCGCTTCAACCTGACCACCGGCAGCGTGAAGGAAGAGCAACTGTCCGAGTCCATCACCGAATTCGGCACCATCAACCCCCACTACGCCGCCGGCGACTACCGCTACGTCTATGCCGCGACCGGCAAACCGGGTTGGTTCCTGTTCGACGGCCTGGTCAAACACGACCTGCGCACCGGAAGCCAGCAGGAGTTCTCCTTCGGTGACGGCGTCTACGGAAGCGAAACGGCGATGGCCCCGCGGGTCGGCGCCACCGCCGAGGACGACGGCTACCTCGTCACCCTCACCACCGACATGAACACCGACGCCTCCTACTGCGTGGTCTTCGACGCCGGCCGGATCGCCGACGGCCCGGTCTGCAAACTCCGACTGCCGGAACGTATTTCCAGCGGCACCCATTCGACCTGGGCGCCCGGCGAACAGCTGCGGCGCTGGGGCACCGCGGAGGCTGCGCCGAGCGCGGTCGGGCTCTGATGGGCGACCACACGCCCCGCCGCACCACGCACTGGCCGATACAGCTGGCGTCGATCGGCGGTATCCGTTTCGCGCGCCGGTCGTCGAACTTCCAGGACACGGTGCGGTTCTACCGCGAACTGGTGGGCTTGCCGCTCTTCGAGACGTTCGGCGAGAGC
This genomic interval from Mycobacterium sp. SMC-2 contains the following:
- a CDS encoding carotenoid oxygenase family protein, which produces MDVEIVGKFLSTLPEDDDHPYRTGPWRPQTTEWDADRLTAVEGEIPRDLDGIYLRNTENPLHPALKTYHPFDGDGMLHIVGFRDGKAFYRNRFVRTDGFLAENDAGGPLWPGLAEPVQLAKREEGWGARTRMKDASSTDVIVHRGVALTSFYQCGDLYRVDPYSGETLGKESWNGRFPTDWGVSAHPKVDNKTGELLFFNYSKQDPYMRYGVVDQSNELVHYVDIPLPGPRLPHDMAFTENYIILNDFPLFWDPALLEHDVHVPRFYPDMPSRFAILPRRGKTADVRWFEADPTFVLHFVNAYEDGDEIVLDGFFEGDPSPADTEGSKWDKLFRFLALDRLQSRLHRWRFNLTTGSVKEEQLSESITEFGTINPHYAAGDYRYVYAATGKPGWFLFDGLVKHDLRTGSQQEFSFGDGVYGSETAMAPRVGATAEDDGYLVTLTTDMNTDASYCVVFDAGRIADGPVCKLRLPERISSGTHSTWAPGEQLRRWGTAEAAPSAVGL